The proteins below are encoded in one region of Sporosarcina sp. FSL K6-1508:
- a CDS encoding TRAP transporter small permease — MEKIRSVMDKVLAAICALLLAFMTVLATYQVITRYVFKAPSTMSEDMLSYSFVWVSLLGAALVFGQKDHMRLSLLSDKFKGASGLVLSIFTELLIIAIAVIVFLVGGKDFVGVGSLQTSPTLNITMDFVYAILPLSGILIIIYNLLNIIQAIQKFNDSEKEELQ; from the coding sequence ATGGAGAAAATAAGAAGTGTTATGGATAAAGTTCTAGCAGCGATATGTGCACTATTATTAGCTTTTATGACTGTACTTGCGACGTACCAGGTAATTACGCGATACGTCTTCAAAGCTCCGAGTACAATGTCAGAAGATATGCTGAGTTATTCATTTGTTTGGGTATCCTTGCTAGGCGCTGCACTCGTCTTTGGACAAAAAGATCATATGAGACTATCCCTACTTTCAGATAAGTTTAAAGGAGCAAGCGGGCTTGTCTTATCAATTTTTACTGAATTGCTGATTATAGCGATTGCAGTAATTGTCTTTTTAGTCGGAGGAAAAGATTTTGTCGGAGTAGGTTCACTACAGACTTCACCTACCTTAAATATTACTATGGACTTTGTTTATGCAATTCTTCCACTCAGTGGTATTTTGATTATAATCTACAATTTATTAAATATTATTCAAGCTATCCAGAAATTTAACGATAGTGAAAAGGAGGAATTACAATGA
- a CDS encoding TRAP transporter substrate-binding protein, giving the protein MKMIKKFIAVVLCLFLMLVVAGCSSSVSGEEIGRKRIISIATVQPENHSIVLGLNAFKEYVEEKLGDRIEIKIFTNGVIGGNSEALELLQMGSLDMVVTSGSNLEAFADEYKIFSLPYLFKDEASFRKVMDEEEFIDKIYESTTDKGIQGVTWFANGVNNFYSSKKIETPKDLKGLKVRVQSSEANVKMVQGFDAAAVVLAYGEVYTALQNKVIDAGTNPEMALVNMKHGEVAKYYSRTEHQIFTDMFVASTIFMDSLTDEEEEVFQNAFKLSTEVANGEWDNLISEAIEEATQMGVEFITVDKEPFEELQKPVKEELLNGNSELQNLYDIVQKIQN; this is encoded by the coding sequence ATGAAAATGATAAAAAAATTTATAGCTGTCGTTCTATGCTTGTTTTTGATGCTAGTAGTGGCTGGATGTTCTTCTTCGGTTAGTGGTGAAGAAATAGGCAGAAAACGAATTATCAGCATAGCTACAGTTCAGCCGGAAAACCATTCCATCGTTCTAGGTTTGAATGCATTTAAAGAGTATGTAGAGGAAAAACTGGGCGACAGAATTGAAATAAAAATCTTTACCAATGGTGTAATTGGTGGAAATTCAGAGGCGCTTGAATTACTACAGATGGGATCCTTGGACATGGTTGTTACAAGTGGAAGCAATTTAGAAGCATTTGCTGATGAATATAAGATTTTCAGTTTACCTTATTTATTTAAAGATGAAGCAAGTTTTCGCAAAGTTATGGACGAAGAAGAATTTATAGACAAGATTTACGAGTCTACAACTGATAAGGGAATTCAGGGAGTTACTTGGTTTGCTAATGGTGTTAATAATTTCTATTCATCGAAAAAAATTGAAACACCGAAAGACCTGAAAGGCTTGAAAGTTCGTGTGCAGTCAAGTGAGGCCAACGTAAAGATGGTACAAGGCTTTGATGCAGCGGCAGTTGTTTTGGCATACGGTGAAGTCTATACTGCATTACAAAATAAGGTGATTGATGCTGGAACCAATCCTGAGATGGCACTTGTTAATATGAAGCATGGAGAGGTCGCAAAATACTATTCTCGGACAGAACATCAGATTTTTACAGATATGTTTGTGGCAAGTACAATATTTATGGATTCATTGACGGATGAAGAAGAAGAAGTTTTTCAAAATGCTTTCAAATTGAGTACCGAGGTTGCAAATGGAGAATGGGACAATCTTATTTCAGAAGCGATCGAGGAGGCAACACAGATGGGAGTAGAGTTTATTACAGTGGATAAAGAACCATTTGAAGAACTACAAAAGCCGGTAAAAGAAGAATTATTGAATGGAAACTCGGAATTGCAAAACCTGTATGACATAGTCCAAAAAATCCAGAACTAA
- a CDS encoding RidA family protein yields MGYEERLENEGYKLPEQVKQSKRLFEGGVRTGNLIFVSGNAAKVDGILKYQGIVGDTIAIEEAQDAAKIAFVNCLATVRNMMGSLDGIKKIVNIKGYVASTADFIEQPEVMDAVSALVNEVFGEAGKHSRVSMGTASLPGGTPVEVEIVVEVK; encoded by the coding sequence ATGGGTTATGAAGAAAGATTAGAGAACGAAGGATATAAACTTCCTGAACAAGTCAAACAAAGTAAGCGATTATTTGAGGGCGGAGTTAGAACCGGTAATTTGATTTTTGTATCAGGAAATGCTGCGAAGGTGGATGGCATTTTGAAGTATCAAGGAATTGTTGGTGACACAATTGCTATTGAAGAGGCCCAAGACGCAGCTAAGATTGCCTTCGTAAACTGTTTAGCAACAGTAAGGAATATGATGGGAAGCCTTGATGGTATTAAGAAAATTGTCAATATAAAAGGTTATGTGGCAAGTACAGCAGATTTCATTGAGCAGCCGGAAGTTATGGATGCAGTGTCTGCTTTGGTGAATGAAGTATTTGGTGAAGCGGGGAAACACAGTAGGGTTTCTATGGGAACAGCTTCACTTCCAGGAGGAACACCTGTAGAAGTTGAAATTGTTGTTGAAGTAAAATGA
- a CDS encoding aminopeptidase, whose protein sequence is MKEMLKEVPLGIRQLFTSITHLKEGEKVLVITDDNKKEIGEFVYKYAKMFFETTMIVMTPREGHGAEPTEAVTAALNNCDVAFGATTMSLYHSKARLDASKNGRLRWIGLQDYALHMFESGGLTADFDEVTRVVNRVAPFYKGKTFTLTAPGGTNMVCSIEGREPVLDHGTAIVPGAASFPPNAEVALGPVEGTANGVLVFDGSIPHPLLNLIDEPVKCIVKDGFITEILGGREADILRKLLADFNDPTVYNIAELGLGLNKENFLCGHMAPDEGSFGNIHIGIGKNLNFGGHVNSPLHLDLVIKTVTCEIDDRFIMKDGELLV, encoded by the coding sequence ATGAAAGAAATGCTAAAAGAAGTGCCATTGGGTATCAGACAATTGTTTACTAGTATTACACATTTAAAAGAAGGAGAAAAGGTACTTGTCATCACTGATGATAATAAAAAAGAAATCGGTGAGTTCGTATATAAATATGCTAAAATGTTTTTTGAAACAACTATGATTGTAATGACTCCAAGGGAAGGGCACGGTGCTGAACCTACGGAAGCTGTCACAGCAGCATTAAATAATTGTGATGTTGCGTTTGGTGCAACCACGATGTCTCTATATCATTCAAAAGCCCGTTTAGATGCAAGTAAAAATGGACGATTACGCTGGATTGGACTTCAGGATTATGCCCTTCATATGTTTGAGTCAGGAGGATTAACGGCGGATTTTGACGAGGTTACAAGGGTAGTTAATCGTGTGGCTCCTTTTTATAAAGGGAAAACGTTTACACTTACTGCACCTGGTGGAACCAATATGGTTTGTAGTATAGAAGGACGTGAGCCTGTTTTGGATCATGGAACGGCAATTGTGCCTGGAGCCGCTTCATTTCCTCCGAATGCAGAAGTTGCGTTGGGACCGGTTGAAGGGACGGCTAATGGCGTATTAGTATTTGACGGAAGTATTCCACATCCTTTATTAAACTTAATTGATGAGCCGGTCAAATGTATAGTGAAGGACGGGTTTATTACAGAAATATTGGGTGGGCGTGAAGCAGATATATTACGTAAACTCTTAGCTGATTTCAATGATCCGACAGTTTATAATATTGCAGAACTAGGTCTTGGATTAAATAAAGAGAATTTCCTCTGTGGGCATATGGCGCCGGATGAAGGTTCTTTTGGAAATATCCATATTGGTATTGGAAAGAATTTGAACTTTGGTGGTCATGTAAACTCCCCATTGCATTTGGATTTGGTAATTAAGACCGTGACCTGCGAGATTGATGATCGCTTCATTATGAAAGATGGCGAATTGCTAGTATAA